GTCGGCAGGAAAAGAGTTAGGTGAAAAATTTGCCCCCGAAAAGGCGTGTTTTGCCATCGCTGGGCCGGTTGTCAATAATAGCGTCAAGCTGACAAATTTGCCTTGGTTACTTGATGGCCACCGGCTAGAACAAGAACTGGGAATGGTGGCAGTCAGTTTAATTAACGATTTTGCCGCAGTTGGCTGTGGCGTCTCAGGTTTGGCACCGGCAGACTTACACCCTCTGCAAGCAGGCCAATTCCAGCCGGATGCGCCGATTGCCATCATTGGTGCCGGCACCGGCTTGGGTGAAGGGTTTTTAATCCGGCAGGGAGACACATATCAAGTTTTCCCCTCTGAAGGTGGCCATGCCGACTTTGCCCCCCGCAACGAGTTAGAGTTTGATCTGCTGCAATACTTGCTCGATAAATACCAAATTTCGCGCGTTTCCGTTGAACGAGTTGTTTCTGGTCAAGGTGTTGTGGCTATTTACCAATTTTTGCGGGATCGGCAAATGGCGGATGAATCGCCAGACGTTGCTGAAGTGGTGAGAACATGGGAGCAACAGGCGGGGCGCAAAGAGAAAACCGTTGATCCGGCGGCAACCATTGCTGCAGCAGCTTTGGCTAAGCGTGACCCCTTGTGTGAGGAGACGATGGAAATGTTCGTCGAAGCT
Above is a window of Microcoleus sp. FACHB-672 DNA encoding:
- a CDS encoding glucokinase, with amino-acid sequence MTLLLAGDTGGTKTILRLVKASTGTELQTLHQATYTSREYADLVPMVREFLASAGKELGEKFAPEKACFAIAGPVVNNSVKLTNLPWLLDGHRLEQELGMVAVSLINDFAAVGCGVSGLAPADLHPLQAGQFQPDAPIAIIGAGTGLGEGFLIRQGDTYQVFPSEGGHADFAPRNELEFDLLQYLLDKYQISRVSVERVVSGQGVVAIYQFLRDRQMADESPDVAEVVRTWEQQAGRKEKTVDPAATIAAAALAKRDPLCEETMEMFVEAYGAEAGNLALKLLPYGGLYVAGGIAAKIMPLILEKGRFLQAFTQKGRVTPLVERVPVNVVLNPQVGLIGAAICASRL